A section of the Natronospira bacteriovora genome encodes:
- the ald gene encoding alanine dehydrogenase, protein MRIGIPRELKPLEGRVGLIPAACGELVRQGHEVFIESSAGIKSGYADDDYRELGVTVLDTADELFEKAEMIVKVKEPIAPDLDRLRKDHLLFCYLHLAAEPELTERLKQIGLTGVAFETVEDKGNLPLLAPMSDIAGRISIQVATHLLHQPEGGKGILLGGVPAAKRGKVVIIGCGVAGGNAAQLAAGMGAEVVVFDKDPAKLAWARTFGANVTALYPHTDDVIAQLRTADIVVGAVLVTGARAPHVVTEEAVRQMQPGSVVVDISVDQGGCVATTRPTTYDNPTYQWEGVTHFTVTNMPGAVPRTASQALSAAIAPYVGRLAAGKWRDFDPLVKGINVEGGEIVHPALKG, encoded by the coding sequence ATGCGCATTGGTATCCCACGCGAGCTTAAGCCGCTCGAAGGCCGGGTCGGCCTGATCCCCGCCGCCTGTGGCGAGCTCGTCCGCCAGGGACACGAGGTTTTCATAGAATCCTCGGCCGGCATCAAGAGTGGCTACGCCGATGATGACTATCGCGAACTGGGCGTCACGGTGCTGGACACCGCCGATGAGCTGTTCGAAAAGGCCGAGATGATCGTCAAGGTCAAGGAACCCATCGCGCCGGATCTCGACCGGCTGCGCAAGGATCATCTCCTGTTCTGCTATCTGCACCTGGCGGCCGAGCCGGAACTGACCGAGCGGCTCAAGCAGATCGGTCTGACCGGGGTGGCGTTCGAGACCGTGGAAGACAAGGGTAATCTGCCCTTGCTGGCGCCCATGAGCGACATTGCCGGGCGGATTTCCATTCAGGTCGCCACCCATCTGCTGCACCAGCCGGAAGGCGGCAAGGGCATCCTGCTCGGCGGCGTGCCGGCCGCCAAGCGCGGCAAGGTGGTTATCATCGGTTGCGGTGTGGCCGGTGGCAACGCCGCCCAGCTCGCGGCCGGCATGGGTGCCGAAGTGGTCGTGTTCGACAAGGATCCGGCCAAGCTGGCCTGGGCCCGCACCTTCGGTGCCAACGTCACCGCCCTGTATCCCCACACGGACGACGTGATCGCCCAGCTGCGCACCGCCGACATCGTGGTGGGTGCGGTGCTGGTGACCGGTGCCCGCGCGCCTCACGTGGTGACTGAGGAAGCGGTTCGCCAGATGCAGCCGGGCAGTGTGGTGGTGGATATTTCCGTCGACCAGGGCGGTTGTGTGGCCACCACCCGCCCGACCACCTATGACAACCCCACCTACCAGTGGGAAGGCGTGACGCACTTCACCGTGACCAACATGCCGGGTGCCGTTCCGCGCACCGCTTCCCAGGCTCTGTCGGCCGCCATTGCCCCCTATGTGGGCCGACTGGCTGCCGGCAAGTGGCGCGATTTCGATCCCCTGGTCAAGGGCATCAACGTCGAGGGTGGTGAAATCGTGCATCCCGCGCTCAAGGGCTGA
- the trxB gene encoding thioredoxin-disulfide reductase: MSEAKHCRLLILGSGPAGYTAAVYAARANLNPVLVTGIEQGGQLMTTTDVDNWPGDADGVQGPELMDRMRRHAERFETEIVFDHINQVELTQRPFRLRGDQGEYTCDALIIATGARAMYLGLESEEAFMGKGVSACATCDGFFYREQQVAVVGGGNTAVEEALYLSNIASHVTLVHRRDKLRAEAILQDRLFQKVKEGKISIKWDHVLDEVLGDETGVTGMRIRSTKDKDQTEDIDLQGVFIAIGHQPNTELFKDQLDMEGGYLVVQSGLQGNATQTSIAGVFAAGDVMDHVYRQAVTSAGTGCMAALDAEKFLEAQSMDKGEAS; the protein is encoded by the coding sequence ATGAGTGAAGCCAAACATTGCCGCCTGCTGATTCTGGGATCAGGACCGGCCGGCTACACCGCGGCGGTCTATGCCGCCCGCGCAAATCTGAATCCGGTGCTGGTGACTGGCATCGAACAGGGTGGCCAGCTCATGACCACCACCGATGTGGACAACTGGCCGGGTGACGCGGATGGTGTGCAGGGGCCGGAGCTGATGGATCGCATGCGCCGTCACGCCGAGCGCTTCGAGACCGAGATCGTCTTCGATCACATCAACCAGGTGGAGCTGACCCAACGCCCCTTCCGCCTGCGTGGCGACCAGGGCGAGTACACCTGCGATGCCCTGATCATCGCCACCGGCGCCCGTGCCATGTACCTGGGGCTGGAATCCGAAGAGGCCTTCATGGGCAAGGGTGTCTCCGCCTGTGCCACCTGTGACGGTTTCTTCTACCGTGAGCAGCAGGTGGCCGTGGTCGGCGGCGGCAATACCGCCGTGGAGGAAGCCCTCTACTTGTCCAACATCGCCAGCCACGTGACCCTGGTGCATCGCCGCGACAAACTGCGGGCGGAAGCCATTCTGCAGGACCGGCTGTTCCAGAAGGTGAAGGAAGGCAAGATCAGCATCAAGTGGGATCACGTCCTTGATGAAGTGCTGGGTGACGAGACCGGTGTCACCGGCATGCGAATTCGCAGCACCAAGGACAAGGATCAGACCGAGGATATCGATCTTCAGGGCGTGTTCATCGCCATTGGCCATCAGCCCAACACCGAACTGTTCAAGGATCAGCTGGACATGGAGGGTGGCTACCTGGTCGTTCAGAGCGGTCTCCAGGGCAATGCCACACAGACCAGCATCGCGGGCGTTTTCGCAGCTGGCGATGTCATGGACCATGTCTATCGTCAGGCGGTGACGTCGGCCGGTACGGGCTGCATGGCAGCGCTGGATGCGGAGAAGTTTCTCGAGGCCCAATCCATGGACAAGGGAGAAGCCTCCTGA
- a CDS encoding GNAT family N-acetyltransferase, with product MHTLACMADVPAADWNALVDSDQPALRHEFLHQLEFSRAATPDTGWVPAHRLEHDSQGGLMAALPLYEKQHSFGEFVFDFALADAWQRQGLAYYPKLLSAIPFSPLPGPRLLGQDDSARERLAVAMESMADGERYSTAHVLFCLPRDLTLLRERGWISRHGCRFLWQNQGHETFDDWLRTFRAKKRKNLLRERRRVHDQGVRFLWREGEALASADWTGLYALYARTYHLRGQRPYLPPDFFRGLAGSMPGQLLIIEAYDREDELIAMAFCLKGTETLYGRHWGAARDLDGLHFETCYYQGIDYCLQNRLRAFDPGTQGEHKLLRGFEPIETASMHWIPSGPLRRAVADYAAAEARHNQDYMNVARQHLPFHRDAGEGP from the coding sequence ATGCACACCCTCGCCTGCATGGCCGATGTACCAGCGGCCGACTGGAACGCGCTGGTGGACTCCGACCAGCCGGCACTGCGGCATGAATTTCTGCATCAGCTGGAATTCTCCCGGGCCGCGACCCCCGATACCGGCTGGGTGCCTGCCCACCGCCTGGAGCATGATTCACAGGGCGGCCTGATGGCCGCCCTGCCTCTTTACGAGAAACAGCATTCCTTCGGTGAGTTCGTCTTTGATTTCGCGCTGGCCGATGCCTGGCAACGGCAGGGGCTGGCCTATTATCCGAAACTCCTCTCAGCCATCCCATTCAGTCCCCTGCCCGGGCCCCGGCTACTGGGCCAGGATGACAGCGCCCGGGAACGCCTGGCCGTGGCAATGGAGTCCATGGCGGATGGTGAACGCTACTCCACGGCTCATGTCCTGTTCTGCCTGCCACGGGATCTGACGCTGCTTCGCGAACGGGGCTGGATCAGCCGTCACGGCTGTCGCTTCCTCTGGCAGAATCAGGGGCACGAAACCTTCGATGACTGGCTGCGAACCTTCCGGGCGAAAAAGCGCAAGAACCTGTTGCGGGAAAGACGACGGGTGCACGACCAGGGGGTGCGATTCCTGTGGCGTGAAGGCGAAGCCCTGGCCTCGGCGGACTGGACAGGCCTGTACGCCCTCTACGCGCGCACCTATCATTTACGTGGGCAGCGCCCTTACCTGCCACCGGACTTCTTTCGCGGCCTGGCAGGAAGCATGCCGGGACAGCTGTTGATCATCGAGGCCTACGATCGGGAGGATGAACTGATTGCCATGGCCTTCTGCCTGAAAGGTACAGAGACACTCTACGGTCGCCACTGGGGGGCGGCCCGGGATCTGGACGGCCTGCATTTTGAAACCTGCTATTACCAGGGTATCGACTACTGCCTGCAGAACAGGCTTCGCGCCTTCGACCCGGGCACCCAGGGGGAGCACAAGCTGCTGCGCGGCTTTGAGCCCATCGAAACCGCATCCATGCACTGGATTCCCTCAGGACCGTTGCGACGGGCGGTGGCTGACTATGCGGCCGCGGAGGCAAGACACAATCAGGATTACATGAACGTCGCCCGCCAACATCTGCCCTTTCACCGCGATGCCGGGGAAGGGCCATGA
- the aat gene encoding leucyl/phenylalanyl-tRNA--protein transferase has product MSRLPWIEADAPVQFPNPQTALDDPNGLLAAGGDLSPQRLLTAYRQGIFPWFDRRSPILWWSPNPRLVIYPGHLHVSRRLRRTLRRMDYQVSLDRAFDQVIAACADVRLRRDQDGTWITESMRDAFQALHRLGHAHSVEVWRKDELIGGLYGVAIGRVFFGESMFSRQSDGSKIAMAWLDAQLAEWGFALMDCQVENPHLLRMGALTLSRPAFLAALDRHTAEPGPASPWQLTTRPEACRRKDGDDEG; this is encoded by the coding sequence ATGAGTCGCCTGCCCTGGATCGAAGCGGATGCCCCTGTGCAGTTCCCGAACCCACAGACGGCCCTGGATGACCCCAACGGACTGCTGGCGGCGGGGGGTGACCTCTCGCCCCAGCGCCTGCTGACTGCCTACCGGCAGGGGATTTTCCCCTGGTTTGATCGTCGCAGTCCGATTCTCTGGTGGAGCCCGAACCCGCGCCTGGTGATTTATCCCGGCCATTTGCATGTCAGCCGCCGCCTGCGACGCACCCTCCGACGGATGGATTACCAGGTCAGTCTCGACCGGGCCTTCGACCAGGTCATTGCGGCCTGTGCCGATGTTCGACTGCGGCGCGATCAGGACGGCACCTGGATCACCGAATCCATGCGCGACGCCTTCCAGGCCCTCCACCGTCTGGGCCATGCACATTCCGTCGAAGTCTGGCGCAAGGATGAGCTGATTGGCGGGTTATACGGCGTTGCCATCGGCCGCGTGTTCTTCGGCGAATCCATGTTCAGCCGCCAAAGCGATGGATCCAAGATTGCCATGGCCTGGCTGGACGCCCAGCTCGCCGAATGGGGCTTTGCCCTCATGGACTGCCAGGTGGAGAATCCGCACCTGTTGCGCATGGGTGCGCTCACCCTGTCCAGGCCGGCATTCCTTGCCGCACTCGATCGCCACACGGCGGAACCCGGGCCGGCCTCACCGTGGCAGCTGACGACCCGCCCCGAGGCGTGTCGCCGGAAGGATGGCGACGATGAAGGGTGA
- a CDS encoding arginyltransferase yields the protein MKGERQPRLLLTAEQDCPYREGLQARNIVLEPGSVRDRADHTAFSSIGFRRSGEFLYRPHCRHCKACIPTRIPVRDFQWRRRHRRCLKRNSDLSVDTRPVTFDEEAYSLYQRYQRLRHGDGPMAEGDEHDYMGFIRSQWADTRMSHFRLDGQLLMVVISDWLEDGLSAVYTYFDPDLTHRSLGQYGILWQIEQVREAGLPYVYLGYWVQESPKMRYKTDYRPIEMMIEGHWQSLST from the coding sequence ATGAAGGGTGAACGCCAGCCACGCCTGTTGCTCACCGCCGAGCAGGACTGCCCGTACCGGGAGGGCCTGCAGGCACGCAATATCGTGCTTGAACCCGGCTCGGTCCGCGATCGTGCGGATCACACTGCCTTCTCAAGCATCGGTTTTCGTCGCAGCGGCGAGTTCCTCTACCGGCCCCACTGTCGACATTGCAAGGCCTGCATACCCACCCGCATCCCGGTCAGGGACTTTCAGTGGCGGCGGCGTCATCGCCGCTGCCTCAAGCGCAACAGCGACCTGAGCGTGGACACACGACCCGTGACTTTCGACGAGGAAGCCTATTCGCTTTATCAGCGCTATCAGCGGCTACGCCACGGCGACGGGCCCATGGCCGAGGGGGATGAGCACGACTACATGGGCTTCATTCGCTCCCAGTGGGCGGATACCCGAATGAGCCATTTTCGCCTGGACGGACAGCTGCTCATGGTGGTGATCAGTGATTGGCTGGAGGACGGCCTGTCAGCCGTGTACACCTATTTCGACCCGGATCTGACGCACAGAAGCCTCGGCCAGTACGGCATTCTCTGGCAAATCGAGCAGGTGCGTGAGGCTGGCCTGCCCTATGTCTACCTGGGATACTGGGTGCAGGAAAGCCCGAAAATGCGGTACAAGACCGATTACCGGCCCATCGAAATGATGATCGAGGGCCACTGGCAGTCACTTTCCACTTGA